Genomic segment of Panicum virgatum strain AP13 chromosome 2K, P.virgatum_v5, whole genome shotgun sequence:
GAAAAGGAATGGGCGCTACCCCCACTTCGTTGCCTCCACTCCACTCAATACGCCAAGAGCATCAACGAATTCCTCAGCAAGCTGTCGCCTTCTGAATGTCAGCAATTGTAGCATTGATTTTCAAATATTGATGAACTATGTGCTGTACATTGTATTCTCAAACAGTTCAACGGCACACATGGATTAGGGAAAGAAAAACGGACACCTGGAAATACCAAGCAAGCATTTCAGAGCGTGCCGAAAGGTTCTTTACAAAGctaatttaattatatttttatataactTACAGCAAAGTAACACCAGCAGCACTATAGAGTCAtcggctttttttttttttgaacttagCAGGAGCATTGCCAGATCATATAAGAAGGAGATGAAAGCAGGTTCTTACAGTAGTTGTGATTACATAAAAATGTAACAAACTCGAACTCTTAGCTAAAAGATACATAAAAACTAGGTGGCCGCCTGGCCCTCACACGCTTGTTGTCGAACATCCATTTCGTGCTTGATCAAGCCCAGAACTCTTGAAGGGGCTTGTGATACCCCCTGAAAAATCATCAGGTTTTGAGCACTCTTGGTTTCCCAGCAGACTTCTTTGCAGATTTTTGCTTGTCGCACTTGCCGCACAGCCACTCACCACCTATGGCTGCTTCAACGGGAGGGTTGCAGCAACCCACGTCCACGCGGACACCACAGCCAGCCTGGTTTCCACCGCTGCTGCATGTTACCATAAGCCCTTCCTGGTCCTGTGATCCGCAGGTAGAACAACCTACATCAGCCTCGCCGTTCTCTCCAGTGTCAGCATCCATCACGTCTTCTTGGTTCTTCAGTAGCTTCTGCAGGGACTTCTCTGCTAGATCGTGCATGCTGAAGAGGACATGCTTGCTCAGGGGGTGCCCGGGCTTGCACACATACTCCACCAGGTAATCTGCGCTGATGCACGGGATGTTATGCCTCACGAACTCCTGTACCCATGCGTCCACGCTTGGCATGCCCGCAGATACAATAGCAAAATCGATGCTGGACTTGAGGAACCGGGTGTAAGGTGGGGAGGTTGCTAAGATGGTGCCATCACCGGACCTGATCGCGCGCTTTAGTGTGTCCTGAAGGAAAACAAAGAGGGAACAAAAATGAGTTGGGTAATGGTATTTCCAATCACACAGCTACCGAGAAGATGAATCGTCCCACCATTTATCAGGCTTGCCAGATTTGTACTTACCAGTGTCGGAGCAATGCATTCTCCATATATAATGACCTGCATCCCATAAAATGCACCATGACCAGTACGCTGCTTCAGTTGGCGCCATTTCCTTGGAGCATCCAAGCTAATTGTATCACCGCTGTTAAGGCCATTACCATGCCACTCAAATGGCTCTTCCTCTAAGAACTTGCCAGCCTCATTGCAAGCACTCAAGTAATCAGGCTTGAGTATCCACCTTTTCAACAACAAAGGGAACTCATTCAGATTTCATCAAAactgaagaaaaaaagagagtaaaATGCACGGCCGGCCCTTAAACTTGGTAGCAGGTGTCATTTAGGCCCCTAAACTCCCAAAATACACATCTGAATCCCTAAACTTATTAATTGGTTCACGTGTGGTCCAAATCACCGTTAACCATGTTAAACTGCCAGCGTGTCAAGCTGACTGGGCACTTGACATGTGGGCCGTTCCATCGGACGagcgtgcaccgccaccgccaccgccagagAGGCATCGTCGGAGATGCGCTGCCGCTCCACGAGCTCGTGCCCGTCTGGGGCGTGTGGCGATGGAGCTCAGCCGCGGCGGCTCCCGCAGGCCCTTCCAAGACGGAGCAGCGGCAGAGCTCGCCCGTGGTGACTCCCTCGCGTCCGTTCGGAGCGGAGTGGCGGCGGAGCACGCCCGCGACGGCTCCCGCTCACCCGTCCAGGATGGAACGGCGGTGGAGCTCGCCCACTATTGCCCGGGCCCCCGTTTgcgcacgccccccccccccccccgaccctgCCAGTCGTCTGCGTGCACCGGCCTCCGCGGCCCCGCTGGAGATGCGCGTCGCCGCTCCACGAGCCATGTCGGAGCCGCTCCGTACTCAATCGAGCCTCTTCCCCCTTCAaccccggcgccgccaccgccgaacaAACACCACTGCGCCTGCCGTGCCACCGGCATGCGCCCGTCGCAGGGTGCCCCTGCGCAAGACTGCGCCACGCCTCCGCCAACGCCGGTGCTGCTAGGTTGCCCCGGACGCGGGCAAGGTCCGGTGCACCGCCGGCCGGATGCGCACCGGCGGGGAAGCCGCACCGCCACTATGTCGACCATGGCTGTGAAAggcggaggaaggagggaggtgCATCTgccatgtgggccccacatgtcaggtgCCTAGTCAACTTGACACGCTCGCGGTTAACATGGGCAACCGTGATTTGGACCCCACGTGAACCAATTAACAAGTTTAGGGATCTAGATGCGCATTTTGGGAGTTTAGGGACCTAGATGACACCTACTGCCGAGTTTAGGGACCGGCCgtgcattttactcaaaaaAAAGAGCAAGATACACAGCGAGTGGAAGTTGATTCAAGCCAACCTACTACGGAATTATAACTATTCAAGGTTTTACCTCCCAGCCGCTGCAGCTGCAAAGAATTTTTCAGTTCTGCGAAGCTCAGTGGTGACAAGATGTGTTGCTTGGAAACACCAGTGATGTGAATCCCTGCAAACTCTGCCTTTCAAACGTCTAAGTATCGCCTTGTACTCCTTCCTCAGCAGGCGATGTCCACTTAAAATAAACCAAGTTGGTTCCAACACATTTAAGGTTCCACAATTATTTCCTTCAATCATACCACGCTCATCAAGAACAACTTTGCTGTTTTGTAACGCTTTTGAGGTTGATTTGGAACTCTTGCTGTTGTTTCCAGCTGTTGTATTGGAAGTGAAATTACTATTGACTGGAATGTTCTCCTTGTCATAATCTGTAGAACCATCCACTAAATCTGCAGTTTTTTGTCTCTTGTTGCTTCTCGATTTAGAACTCTGCGTATCTTTTGATCTCTCTTCCATGGCATCTTTGCAAAATAATCCAACCGCACCATTTGTCCTAACCTCACTGGTGTTCTCCAGGTCTTGATTCACCGTTACCATGTTAGAATTTCTAGAACTCTGTGCAGCTCTCTCTGATGAGACAACTTTATCGTCAGATACCAATACATTTGCAGTAATGCAAGGCTCAGTGCCAGACTTCTGTTTTTGGACAGAAGACAGTTTCCTCTTGGCTACTACTTTGCGTACTCTGTTGTTCGGTACTTCATTTGCCGTATGTGTTTCATGGTCATCTGCGCTTGCACTGCTTGGAAGCTTTTGATGGTGTTCTTCTCCATTCTCTGGCTTTTGATGGTGTTCTTCTCCATTTTCTGGCGGAAGCGCCTCATTAAAACTTGACTTTGATGGTATTGTCTCAGCTGTATCGATAGTTGGTGAATCAGCCATATTGACATTAGCAGTCCAAGCCCCCTTTGCAGTTGATTTACTTGATTCGGAATTTAGTCCCCTCTGAGATGAACTTCCTTTATTTTCATCTGCACGTGCAGTGCTTGAAAGCTTTCTGCGGTTCCCCTTTGTATTTCTCTGCAGAGACATATTAACAGACTCAACTTTATCATGCATGGGCTTAGTTGCAACCCCACTTTTGCTATTAATTAATCCAGGAGCTGCTTTACTGCCAGCATTTCGAGACCTCTTGGCACCAGAATTCCTTGCTCTAGAAGTTGATACTTTCGGGGGAAATGTACCATGTTTATCAGTGACCTTGTTAGCTGGGATATATTTAGGATCTACTTCCAATTCTTGGTGAGAAACCACCTTCTCAGGTTTTGAGCAAGGACCTGCAGCTTCAATTTTGTTTACATGCTGAGCATCAGTCATCTCAGTGTCCCGATTTTGAAGAGAGGCACCTGAACTTTCTTTTCTAACTTCAGAATCGGCAGAAGGGGCTATAGCACGACGCTTCTCAATTGTTGTCTCGTGCAGTGCTGGTGTATTAACTTCACCAGGTGCCCCAATATTCTTATCCTTAGAAGAATTTTCAGGAAGCTTTTCTACTTCAGCAGAGCTCACAAGCTTCAAAGATGTCCTCCTATTACTTAACAAATTGCTTTTAAATGAGCCAGGCATTTGCTTCTCTGAAAAATTCACAGCTGGACCACTGTTTAGATGACCGCCAACTTTGGTAGATTCGGCAGGGCTTCTGCCCAGATTAGAAACAGCTGCTTCACATGCACTTTCCTTGCTTGATAAAGGACTGCTTGATTTTCCAGTCTGTGAGTCTGGGGCTTCACTTGGTGCCTTTGAACTGAAGGAAGAAAGAATGCTTTTCCTCTTCTGAGCATGCCCACCGCCTGATCTATTGCCATGCTTTATCACTTCATTTTCTTGCAGGCCTCTGGTCTCAGCATGCCCACTATAATCCTGATTGTTCCCTCTCGGTGTAGCAATAAGCTCAACCCTTGACGTATCCTCCTCGAAACACTGTGGCGGTGTTGTTTGGTGAACTGATCTTAAATTAGCCCCAGGTGATACTGACTTTGCCAGTCGCCTTCTAGAATAGCCTAAAATTTGATTACTTATTGATGCTGAATTGTCTTCTGGTCCTAGATTAGACTCACGCATGTTTAGCCTTTGTTCAGAGAATGACTGAGAAATGGTGGGTTGTGGATCAGGTACATGCCCATCATCCTTCTGATCTACCTTTCTGCTCATTTCTGGTGAGTGTACTATTTGCTTGGAGCAATTTTCTTCAAAAGTGTTTGACCGAAGATCATTGTTGACATTGATCTGATTGGAGCTATGCAAACAGTTCCCTTCAATGCTCTTCTTGTTGTCTGCTAGAATAGCAGGAGCAATGCTTTTATGTACATTGGGAGTAGAGAGGGTACTAGCCCTGGTGTCAGTATCCCTCTTGTGATCATCTCTAGCTTCATCCCTACTGACCTGA
This window contains:
- the LOC120694921 gene encoding BRCT domain-containing protein At4g02110-like, coding for MPLHADEDAGASDADARLFAGVRFALYGFNTHSESQYRLEMVRCGGVHVGAWDGDCTHVIVSNTLYDDPVCVAARLDKKKVVTDQWVEDSFELGELADADRVLYAPIRDPNGIPGSDQLHICLTGYQKNWRGDIMKMVSLMGAHFSKSLRGNEDTHLICYKFEGEKYELAKQVNIKIVNHRWLEECLKAWEILPTDDYTKSGWEVEIMEAEAQDSEDESEDVGRGSSSGRRIGRSTPGTEIRTKSHVDSAVDATVRGSTISTSNAEGATGRHLGTPEQTMKAEDASTKSFDIRADSGSAPDTKYATVSVDGYAHKTYPSHIYQSENDEAPADQVSRDEARDDHKRDTDTRASTLSTPNVHKSIAPAILADNKKSIEGNCLHSSNQINVNNDLRSNTFEENCSKQIVHSPEMSRKVDQKDDGHVPDPQPTISQSFSEQRLNMRESNLGPEDNSASISNQILGYSRRRLAKSVSPGANLRSVHQTTPPQCFEEDTSRVELIATPRGNNQDYSGHAETRGLQENEVIKHGNRSGGGHAQKRKSILSSFSSKAPSEAPDSQTGKSSSPLSSKESACEAAVSNLGRSPAESTKVGGHLNSGPAVNFSEKQMPGSFKSNLLSNRRTSLKLVSSAEVEKLPENSSKDKNIGAPGEVNTPALHETTIEKRRAIAPSADSEVRKESSGASLQNRDTEMTDAQHVNKIEAAGPCSKPEKVVSHQELEVDPKYIPANKVTDKHGTFPPKVSTSRARNSGAKRSRNAGSKAAPGLINSKSGVATKPMHDKVESVNMSLQRNTKGNRRKLSSTARADENKGSSSQRGLNSESSKSTAKGAWTANVNMADSPTIDTAETIPSKSSFNEALPPENGEEHHQKPENGEEHHQKLPSSASADDHETHTANEVPNNRVRKVVAKRKLSSVQKQKSGTEPCITANVLVSDDKVVSSERAAQSSRNSNMVTVNQDLENTSEVRTNGAVGLFCKDAMEERSKDTQSSKSRSNKRQKTADLVDGSTDYDKENIPVNSNFTSNTTAGNNSKSSKSTSKALQNSKVVLDERGMIEGNNCGTLNVLEPTWFILSGHRLLRKEYKAILRRLKGRVCRDSHHWCFQATHLVTTELRRTEKFFAAAAAGRWILKPDYLSACNEAGKFLEEEPFEWHGNGLNSGDTISLDAPRKWRQLKQRTGHGAFYGMQVIIYGECIAPTLDTLKRAIRSGDGTILATSPPYTRFLKSSIDFAIVSAGMPSVDAWVQEFVRHNIPCISADYLVEYVCKPGHPLSKHVLFSMHDLAEKSLQKLLKNQEDVMDADTGENGEADVGCSTCGSQDQEGLMVTCSSGGNQAGCGVRVDVGCCNPPVEAAIGGEWLCGKCDKQKSAKKSAGKPRVLKT